The following are encoded together in the Macrobrachium nipponense isolate FS-2020 chromosome 14, ASM1510439v2, whole genome shotgun sequence genome:
- the LOC135226159 gene encoding dnaJ homolog subfamily C member 7 homolog: MSKDLEEMRRICSEMKEQREDKGQRTFIGKGLFAYMNGWNDAAFNVFSEALANGSFTNEESALLHILRAKALAACGHPSDDLAIIADCCMAINKGLGGWEVHQLRGKHLLKQELFGAAVEDLEMANRLKRSAETKQALNEAKIKLKIWETQSHHNALGLLQTATKPQILKAYKDLSMKYHPDRHRDKPEVLQKAFEEKFKRVTNAKTDLMENQQQWQH; encoded by the coding sequence ATGAGCAAAGATCTGGAGGAGATGAGGAGGATCTGCAGTGAAATGAAGGAACAGAGAGAAGACAAAGGACAAAGGACATTCATAGGCAAAGGACTCTTCGCCTACATGAATGGTTGGAATGATGCTGCCTTCAATGTCTTCTCAGAGGCCTTGGCCAACGGTTCCTTCACCAACGAAGAATCGGCTCTGCTGCACATCCTTCGGGCTAAGGCTCTGGCGGCTTGTGGTCACCCTTCAGATGACTTGGCCATCATAGCAGACTGTTGCATGGCCATCAACAAGGGTCTCGGCGGATGGGAAGTGCACCAACTTCGCGGGAAGCACCTCCTAAAACAAGAGCTCTTTGGGGCTGCCGTGGAAGACCTCGAAATGGCGAACAGGCTTAAGAGATCTGCAGAGACTAAGCAAGCGCTGAATGAGGCCAAAATTAAGCTGAAGATATGGGAAACCCAAAGCCACCACAATGCTTTGGGTCTTCTACAAACTGCGACCAAACCTCAAATTTTGAAAGCCTACAAAGACCTGTCCATGAAGTACCATCCAGACAGGCACAGAGACAAACCAGAAGTTTTACAAAAGGCTTTTGAAGAAAAGTTTAAGCGAGTTACTAATGCAAAGACTGATCTGATGGAAAATCAGCAACAATGGCAGCATTAG